The Leucoraja erinacea ecotype New England chromosome 22, Leri_hhj_1, whole genome shotgun sequence genome includes a region encoding these proteins:
- the LOC129707898 gene encoding uncharacterized protein LOC129707898 isoform X2 — translation MGRNVKRKDRHTSSTKRECTKADLISAQALVALQDEVEQVALQDEVEQVNDYENFEPELQVHHELDMETQTPVKETMDTSTQTEMCAADITVLEAQAASNNKDLAKARQEADQIKFSQESFSKDDKKVEYYTGLPTFTILMVVFNYVQDKLPTRHSLTYFQQLLIILMKLRLAVTHEDLAYRFFVSESTISRVFNTGLDALYGISKLIAWPEREVLWKTMPMQFRQTLGKRVAVIIDCFEVFCDRPTSLDARTQTLLNYKHHNTIKFVLGIAPSGAISFVSAALEDSGTDNTITLSSNFFDHLLPGDVIFADRGFDMKDCAGFYGCEAEILAITSGKAELSALDVEKSREFAHLRIHVKRVIGGVRQKYRILSNTVPLEYMMTNAEIQAPKIDKIARICCALFNLNAAIVSQ, via the coding sequence ATGGGACGTAACGTTAAACGTAAAGACCGCCATACTAGTTCAACAAAAAGAGAGTGTACGAAGGCCGATTTGATCTCAGCTCAGGCACTCGTAGCTCTGCAAGATGAAGTTGAACAGGTAGCTCTGCAAGATGAAGTCGAACAGGTTAATGATTATGAAAACTTTGAACCGGAGCTGCAAGTACACCATGAACTTGACATGGAAACACAAACACCAGTCAAAGAAACAATGGACACATCAACACAAACAGAAATGTGTGCAGCAGACATAACAGTACTGGAAGCACAAGCAGCCAGCAACAATAAAGACCTCGCTAAAGCAAGGCAAGAAGCAGACCAAATTAAGTTTTCACAAGAAAGCTTTTCCAAGGACGACAAAAAGGTTGAGTACTACACGGGTTTACCAACGTTTACCATTTTGATGGTGGTCTTCAATTATGTTCAGGACAAGCTCCCCACTAGACATTCACTAACATATTTTCAGCAGTTGCTGATCATCTTGATGAAGCTCCGACTTGCAGTGACTCATGAAGATCTTGCGTATCGATTCTTTGTTAGTGAATCCACAATATCACGCGTGTTCAATACTGGGCTTGATGCCCTTTACGGCATATCCAAGTTAATTGCTTGGCCCGAAAGAGAGGTTCTGTGGAAGACCATGCCCATGCAATTTCGGCAGACATTAGGAAAGCGTGTGGCAGTGATTATAGATTGCTTTGAAGTATTTTGTGATAGACCTACAAGTTTAGATGCGCGCACCCAGACTTTGTTGAACTATAAACACCATAACACCATCAAATTTGTATTAGGTATAGCACCAAGTGGTGCTATTTCATTTGTATCTGCGGCATTGGAGGACAGCGGCACAGATAATACAATTACACTTTCATCTAACTTTTTTGACCACCTGCTCCCTGGAGATGTCATTTTTGCTGATCGCGGTTTTGACATGAAAGATTGTGCCGGATTTTACGGTTGTGAAGCAGAAATCCTTGCAATTACAAGTGGGAAAGCAGAACTATCTGCGCTGGATGTGGAAAAATCTCGTGAATTTGCACATTTACGCATTCACGTAAAGCGTGTGATTGGTGGTGTCAGGCAAAAATACCGAATTCTAAGTAATACTGTACCACTGGAGTACATGATGACCAACGCTGAAATTCAAGCACCCAAAATTGATAAAATTGCAAGGATCTGTTGTGCACTTTTCAACTTAAATGCAGCCATAGTTTCACAGTAG